The Nothobranchius furzeri strain GRZ-AD chromosome 6, NfurGRZ-RIMD1, whole genome shotgun sequence genome includes a region encoding these proteins:
- the pisd gene encoding phosphatidylserine decarboxylase proenzyme, mitochondrial isoform X1: MALSLRFSRVTRVSDRFLLLSQQRGRHTDRRVLSWPRPLPILVVTGGGYLGYQYYKRRSHWDERAPPSLASSRQVALYRSFPTRLVSRAWGRLNGLDLPTWLRKPIYSLYIWTFGVNMQEAAVEDLHHYKNLGEFFRRRLKPAVRPVCAASCLTSPADGRILHFGRVKNSEVEQVKGVTYSLENFLGPQMSCSDGKTLLSGPQVSDQTVSSTSSFRDHLMSSPASDLFHVVVYLAPGDYHCFHSPTDWKVGLRRHFPGSLMSVNPGVARWVKELFCLNERVVLSGQWQHGFFSLTAVGATNVGSIRVYFDQELQTNTPRYRKGSFYDHSYVSLGDQVKRPEGEEGMESLDRGVVLQKGQPVGEFNLGSTIVLLFEAPKNFTFCLQPGQRIRVGEGLGSL; the protein is encoded by the exons ATGGCGTTGTCACTGAGGTTCAGCAGAGTGACTCGGGTCAGTGACAG GTTTTTGTTGCTGAGTCAGCAGCGTGGCCGTCACACAG ATCGTCGAGtcctgtcttggccccgccctctGCCCATCCTTGTTGTCACAGGAGGTGGTTACCTTGGTTACCAGTACTACAAAAGGAGGAGTCACTGGGATGAGAGAGCTCCACCCAGCCTGGCCTCATCTAGACAG GTGGCGCTCTACCGGTCCTTTCCgactcgtctcgtctctcgtgcCTGGGGACGTCTGAATGGGTTGGACCTCCCTACCTGGCTTCGTAAACCCATCTACTCGCTTTACATCTGGACTTTTGGGGTCAACATGCAG GAGGCAGCAGTAGAGGACTTGCATCATTACAAAAACCTGGGAGAATTCTTCCGTCGACGTCTCAAACCTGCAGTCAGACCCGTTTGTGCTGCCTCCTGTCTG ACCTCTCCAGCTGATGGGAGGATCCTGCATTTTGGTAGAGTAAAAAACTCAGAGGTGGAACAGGTGAAGGGGGTGACCTACAGTCTTGAGAACTTCCTGGGCCCGCAGATGAGTTGCAGTGATGGAAAGACCCTCCTGTCAGGTCCACAGGTGTCAGATCAAACAG TCTCGTCTACCTCGTCTTTCCGAGACCACCTCATGTCATCCCCTGCTAGTGACCTGTTCCATGTCGTGGTTTACCTTGCTCCAGGTGACTACCACTGTTTTCACTCACCAACTGATTGGAAGGTGGGACTTCGACGTCACTTCCCAG GCTCGTTGATGTCTGTAAACCCGGGGGTTGCTCGTTGGGTCAAGGAGCTCTTCTGCCTTAACGAGCGCGTGGTACTCAGTGGCCAATGGCAGCACGGTTTCTTTTCATTAACTGCAGTTGGAGCCACAAATGTGGGATCCATCAGGGTTTACTTCGACCAG GAACTTCAAACCAACACCCCTCGTTATAGGAAAGGCTCCTTCTACGATCACAGCTATGTTTCCTTGGGTGACCAGGTAAAGAGGCCTGAAGGCGAAGAAGGCATGGAGTCTCTGGACAGAGGTGTGGTCCTACAGAAGGGCCAGCCTGTTGGTGAATTTAACCTCGGCTCCACCATCGTTCTACTCTTTGAAGCTCCTAAGAACTTTACCTTTTGCCTGCAGCCCGGACAACGAATCAGAGTAGGGGAGGGCCTCGGCAGCCTGTGA
- the pisd gene encoding phosphatidylserine decarboxylase proenzyme, mitochondrial isoform X2: protein MCCRAARPPAASVLNSGSWLRVPRLALRHRLSILSNGVCRPAPWHRRPIAFLGFILSVNALRPLANRVALYRSFPTRLVSRAWGRLNGLDLPTWLRKPIYSLYIWTFGVNMQEAAVEDLHHYKNLGEFFRRRLKPAVRPVCAASCLTSPADGRILHFGRVKNSEVEQVKGVTYSLENFLGPQMSCSDGKTLLSGPQVSDQTVSSTSSFRDHLMSSPASDLFHVVVYLAPGDYHCFHSPTDWKVGLRRHFPGSLMSVNPGVARWVKELFCLNERVVLSGQWQHGFFSLTAVGATNVGSIRVYFDQELQTNTPRYRKGSFYDHSYVSLGDQVKRPEGEEGMESLDRGVVLQKGQPVGEFNLGSTIVLLFEAPKNFTFCLQPGQRIRVGEGLGSL from the exons ATGTGTTGTCGGGCGGCTCGGCCTCCAGCGGCCTCGGTGCTGAACTCCGGCTCATG GCTCCGGGTGCCTCGTCTGGCTCTGCGTCATCGTCTGAGCATCCTCAGTAATGGCGTCTGTCGCCCCGCCCCTTGGCATCGTCGACCAATTGCTTTCCTTGGCTTCATCTTGTCAGTAAATGCCCTGCGGCCGCTGGCTAATCGG GTGGCGCTCTACCGGTCCTTTCCgactcgtctcgtctctcgtgcCTGGGGACGTCTGAATGGGTTGGACCTCCCTACCTGGCTTCGTAAACCCATCTACTCGCTTTACATCTGGACTTTTGGGGTCAACATGCAG GAGGCAGCAGTAGAGGACTTGCATCATTACAAAAACCTGGGAGAATTCTTCCGTCGACGTCTCAAACCTGCAGTCAGACCCGTTTGTGCTGCCTCCTGTCTG ACCTCTCCAGCTGATGGGAGGATCCTGCATTTTGGTAGAGTAAAAAACTCAGAGGTGGAACAGGTGAAGGGGGTGACCTACAGTCTTGAGAACTTCCTGGGCCCGCAGATGAGTTGCAGTGATGGAAAGACCCTCCTGTCAGGTCCACAGGTGTCAGATCAAACAG TCTCGTCTACCTCGTCTTTCCGAGACCACCTCATGTCATCCCCTGCTAGTGACCTGTTCCATGTCGTGGTTTACCTTGCTCCAGGTGACTACCACTGTTTTCACTCACCAACTGATTGGAAGGTGGGACTTCGACGTCACTTCCCAG GCTCGTTGATGTCTGTAAACCCGGGGGTTGCTCGTTGGGTCAAGGAGCTCTTCTGCCTTAACGAGCGCGTGGTACTCAGTGGCCAATGGCAGCACGGTTTCTTTTCATTAACTGCAGTTGGAGCCACAAATGTGGGATCCATCAGGGTTTACTTCGACCAG GAACTTCAAACCAACACCCCTCGTTATAGGAAAGGCTCCTTCTACGATCACAGCTATGTTTCCTTGGGTGACCAGGTAAAGAGGCCTGAAGGCGAAGAAGGCATGGAGTCTCTGGACAGAGGTGTGGTCCTACAGAAGGGCCAGCCTGTTGGTGAATTTAACCTCGGCTCCACCATCGTTCTACTCTTTGAAGCTCCTAAGAACTTTACCTTTTGCCTGCAGCCCGGACAACGAATCAGAGTAGGGGAGGGCCTCGGCAGCCTGTGA